The Pectobacterium wasabiae CFBP 3304 DNA segment TGGCCGGTGCCGAAGTCATCGATGGCGATCATAAAGCCATCTTCACGTAGTTGATGCAGGCGCTGTATGATTTCAGGGCCGTTGCTAATGAGGTTACGTTCAGTCAGCTCCAGCGTAATGCTTAATGAATGAGTGGCGACTTTTTCTGCGAAGCGGTGTACGTCTGAAACGAAACTTGGATGATGCAGGTGCTCGGCTGCAACGTTGAGGCTCAGGTGGAATCCGGGTTTTACCTGCCAACTGGCGATATCGTTTGCGACCAGATCAAATAAATGCCGGGTGATGGGAATAATCATACTCTCTGCTTCGGCAGCGGAGATAAATATATCAGGCCTGATCCACTGCCCATTGCTGCGTCGCCAGCGCAGTAAGGTTTCAACGCCGGTGCAGGATTGTGATTCTGCATCATAAATGGGCTGGTAATAGACGGAAAATTCGCCCTTAGCGATGCCTTTACGGAGCTCGTCGCGGAATAATAATTTACGTTTTTGCCAGTACCACACCGTCGCAAGGAAGAGCAGGGAGAGAATCATTGCCAGCGGCAAGAACGTAAAGAATGCCTGCTTCCAGTTTGCTACAGATTGAGAGGTTGGTGCAGTAACTGTGAGGGTTATCGGGAAATAGCTCGATTTTATTTCAAGCGTTGAGGTAGAAAATAAACCAGAGCGGTGCGTAATTGTTGGGCCAATTTGAATGAGATGACCGTCGCCCGCTTTCAGTGCGAGTTGATAGCCGCGGGTTTGGCTAATCGCAATCATAAGATCAATCAGGTATTGCGCATCAACCATAGTATAAGCGCCGTAACCCGTTAGGGGCATCTGGACGAAGATTATCGCTGGGCGTGCTTTTACGTTGTCTGAGCCTGCAATTGACAGGCTCCAGCGTTCAGAATAGGTATCCGGTAATGGCTGCTGAATAACGCGGCTTATCGGTGTCAATGCGTTGCCAAACGTTGAAGAGCAGTAGACGTTAGTATTATGGATAACACCGATCGCGCGAAAGTAAGGAAAAACGGAGCCGAGGCGTTTCAGTTCATCGCTGATGGTGTTGCAGGGTTGACCATGAAAGTGCTGGAGGCGATCCACCATCTTCCATGCCTGTATCGAAATGTTCTCAGCATGATTCATTGCGATTTGCGCAGTGGCTTCCAAATCGCGTTTTACCATTAATCTGGACTCTACAAACGTGAGCAGTAACCCCAGCAGCAGTGGCAGCATGCCTGCAACCAGTAACTGCAACATGTTGATTTTACGTTCACTACGTCTGGGGCTCATTCACATCTCCTTTCTGGCAGCAGAGGCCGATGTAGAGACGTCCTTTTCTCCATTAGCTAAAGGAGAGCGCTGAATAGAGGTTATTATAGTGCCTATTTGCTGAAAGGTAGCGCCTGCGCACAGGCCCATGCCGAACTCCATGCCCATTGGAAATTATAGCCGCCGAGCCAGCCGGTTACATCGACCACTTCACCGATGAAATATAGCCCTGGCACCGAATTGGCCTCCATGGTTTTGGAAGATAGCGCGCGGGTGTCAACGCCGCCGATGGTCACTTCGGCTGTGCGATAACCTTCGGTACC contains these protein-coding regions:
- a CDS encoding EAL domain-containing protein — encoded protein: MSPRRSERKINMLQLLVAGMLPLLLGLLLTFVESRLMVKRDLEATAQIAMNHAENISIQAWKMVDRLQHFHGQPCNTISDELKRLGSVFPYFRAIGVIHNTNVYCSSTFGNALTPISRVIQQPLPDTYSERWSLSIAGSDNVKARPAIIFVQMPLTGYGAYTMVDAQYLIDLMIAISQTRGYQLALKAGDGHLIQIGPTITHRSGLFSTSTLEIKSSYFPITLTVTAPTSQSVANWKQAFFTFLPLAMILSLLFLATVWYWQKRKLLFRDELRKGIAKGEFSVYYQPIYDAESQSCTGVETLLRWRRSNGQWIRPDIFISAAEAESMIIPITRHLFDLVANDIASWQVKPGFHLSLNVAAEHLHHPSFVSDVHRFAEKVATHSLSITLELTERNLISNGPEIIQRLHQLREDGFMIAIDDFGTGHCSLSYLQNFPLDCLKIDQGFVSAISSPDEEAPILDAIINLSHRIKLQSIAEGVETVQQLLYLQQHGVKYIQGFLYAKPMDNESLLVWLHYHSDKSIESFMINNKEGRKE